One genomic region from Lycorma delicatula isolate Av1 chromosome 1, ASM4794821v1, whole genome shotgun sequence encodes:
- the CAHbeta gene encoding carbonic anhydrase beta, giving the protein MDRILRGVLKYRQTDRKTMVEQFIQVKNNPVPKAVFFTCMDSRMIPTRFTETNVGDMFIVRNAGNLIPHSHHFLDEYTTNEPAALELGCILNDIRHIIVCGHSDCKAMNLLYKLRDGNMASKENRRISPLRAWLCNHAESSLIKFQQLEVAGYHTPLIFQSETPMRKFVAYIDPENKFSIEDKLSQVNCLQQMQNIASYGFLKKRLETHQLHIHSLWFDIYTGDIYYFSRQNKTFVEINEKTFEMLVTEVKKYYS; this is encoded by the exons ATGGACAGAATACTGCGCGGTGTATTGAAATACCGCCAGACAGACCGGAAAACAATGGTGGAACAGTTTATTCAAGTCAAAAACAATCCAGTG CCAAAAGCAGTATTCTTCACTTGTATGGATAGTCGAATGATTCCTACTAGATTCACAGAAACAAATGTTGGAGATATGTTTATCG TTCGAAATGCTGGAAATCTGATTCCACACTCTCACCATTTCTTAGATGAGTATACTACAAATGAACCAGCTGCTTTAGAATTGGGATGTATTCTTAATGACATCAGACATATTATTGTTTGTGGACATTCAGATTGCAAG gcAATGAATCTATTATACAAACTGAGAGATGGAAATATGGCTAGCAAAGAAAATCGAAGAATATCACCATTGAGAGCTTGGCTTTGCAATCATGCAGaatcatcattaattaaatttcaacaattaGAAGTTGCTGGCTATCATACACCTCTTATTTTCCAATCTGAGACGCCAATGCGAAAATTTGTAGCATACATTGATCCAGAAAATAAATTctctattgaagataaattatctcag gtaaactgCCTTCAGCAAATGCAAAATATAGCAAGTTATGGATTTCTGAAAAAACGCCTAGAAACACATCAACTGCACATTCACTCACTGTGGTTTGATATTTATACAGGTGATATTTATTACTTTAGcagacaaaataaaacatttgtagaaataaatgaaaaaacctttgaaatgttagttactgaagtaaaaaaatattactcatag